Proteins co-encoded in one Pelodiscus sinensis isolate JC-2024 chromosome 7, ASM4963464v1, whole genome shotgun sequence genomic window:
- the ORC2 gene encoding origin recognition complex subunit 2 — translation MNQLEVKKSKVLEAKFVADEDVLKHIADNGGVKVRKDRAQLALNVKKFVKKLENISDDDEAQEILEEQNYVAILGTCAEDSLRNGPNAGGGEIYSFQTPKRHGKMAELASELAQTPGKNVTFDSSQYPEKPASTPQNSKKCAASNKAQLKSKRNEFVSTTPYRLRKRLTAPSMHSDSESDYSASCSEEEEHKETRDVILDQKAPNKTRAAPTSKKAPAKKLKEEMTSNLVEEYFEAHSSSKVLTSDRTLQKLQKRKLDQQTLLVLLNKASPAFIAELKELNQQHESLFSKWMLQLHLGFSIVLYGLGSKRDLLEKFRTSLLQDSVHLVVNGFFPSITVRSILNSITEEVLDHVGTFRSPLDQLDLVVKRFNEDPSLELYLLIHNLDSKMLRGDKSQQILAQLASLPNIHLIASIDHINAPLMWDQAKQSLYNWLWFETTTFSPYLEETSYENSLLVQQSGSLALSSLVHVLHSLTPNARGIFRLLAQYHLENKDNPSYPGLSFQDFYQQCREAFLVNNDLTLRAQLTEFRDHKLIRTKRGTDGVEYLLIPVDNGTLTDFLEKEAEDM, via the exons ATGAATCAGCTGGAGGTAAAGAAGAGCAAGGTCCTGGAAGCCAAATTTGTGGCTGATGAAGATGTCCTGAAGCACATTGCTGATAACGGAG GTGTTAAAGTTCGGAAGGACAGAGCCCAACTTGCACTCAATGTAAAGAAATTTGTGAAGAAACTTGAGAACATTTCCGATGATGATGAAGCCCAGGAGATCTTGGAGGAACAGAACTATGTGGCTATTCTTGGGACATGTGCTGAAG ATTCCTTAAGAAATGGCCCCAACGCAGGTGGTGGTGAAATTTACTCCTTCCAGACTCCAAAACGTCATGGCAAGATGGCAGAGCTAG CCTCTGAACTAGCCCAGACACCAGGGAAGAATGTAACTTTTGATTCCTCCCAGTATCCTGAGAAACCAGCCAGCACCCCTCAAAACAGCAAGA AGTGTGCTGCTTCAAACAAAGCCCAGCTGAAG AGTAAAAGGAATGAATTTGTGTCCACAACGCCATACAGGCTCAGGAAGAGATTGACAG CTCCAAGCATGCATTCAGACAGCGAGAGTGACTATTCTGCTTCATGCTCTGAGGAAGAGGAGCACAAAGAAACCAGAGATGTCATATTGGACCAAAAGGCCCCAAATAAAACTAGAGCAGCTCCTACTTCAAAAAAAGCTCCAGCTAAGAAACTGAAGGAGGAAATGACT AGCAACCTTGTGGAAGAATACTTTGAGGCACACAGTAGTTCCAAAGTTCTAACCTCTGATCGAACCCTTCAGAAGCTGCAAAAAAGAAAACTGGATCAG CAAACATTACTTGTGCTCCTGAACAAAGCTTCCCCTGCCTTCATTGCTGAACTGAAGGAACTAAACCAACAACATGAATCCCTGTTTTCCAAATGGATGCTGCAGTTACA CCTGGGGTTCAGTATTGTACTTTATGGACTGGGCTCAAAGAGGGATTTATTGGAGAAGTTTCGTACCTCTCTGCTCCAGGATTCTGTTCATCTTGTTGTCAATGGCTTCTTCCCCAGCATCACTGTGAGATCA ATTCTGAATTCCATAACTGAGGAAGTGCTGGATCATGTGGGGACTTTCCGCAGCCCTCTGGATCAGTTAGACTTGGTTGTGAAAAGATTTAATGAAG ATCCTTCCTTGGAGCTTTATCTCCTCATCCATAACCTGGACAGCAAGATGTTGAGAGGAGACAAAAGCCAGCAAATTCTTGCACAGTTAGCATCCTTACCCAACATCCACCTCATCGCTTCAATCGATCACATCAATGCTCCGCTCA TGTGGGATCAGGCAAAGCAAAGCCTCTATAACTGGCTCTGGTTTGAAACAACTACTTTTAGTCCCTACCTGGAAGAAACCTCCTACGAGAACTCGCTCTTAGTACAGCAATCTGGGTCTCTGGCTCTGAGCTCCCTAGTGCATGTCTTGCACAGTCTCACTCCCAATGCAAG GGGGATTTTCAGACTGCTGGCCCAGTATCATTTGGAGAACAAGGATAATCCATCTTATCCAG GACTGTCTTTCCAAGACTTCTACCAGCAATGTCGGGAAGCCTTCCTTGTGAACAATGACCTGACTCTTCGGGCTCAGCTGACAGAATTCAGGGACCACAAGCTTATCCGAACCAAACGG GGAACAGATGGAGTGGAGTATTTATTAATTCCTGTGGACAACGGGACCTTGACTGATTTTTTAGAAAAAGAGGCTGAAGACATGTGA